A window of the Oncorhynchus mykiss isolate Arlee chromosome 15, USDA_OmykA_1.1, whole genome shotgun sequence genome harbors these coding sequences:
- the zgc:56231 gene encoding kinesin-like protein KIF20A isoform X1, with translation MASSGHMTTIIDLTHDGTVLDAMESTCNDLHACNPHRDVLSELSSIASTQSEVLDTAEQQQQKHQHLRVYLRVRPFSKDEISSNEDQGCVVLENARTVMLHAPKGSATMKSSEKGVGQAIHTFSFSQIFGPETKQADLFEGTIKSQVHDYLEGKNALVFSYGVTNAGKTHTIQGSQKDPGILPQALDVIFRHIKGRQYENMDLKPYLGSDAQYLGPDQVQQERNTKAAIFALLKEENEPPRVSGVSSHSSSTGSLSFSVSYDNTVEFVAVSSGDRSQFALWVSFYEIYNESVYDLLQASPASKTQRRTALRVCEDSAGNSYVRDLKWINVHNSEEACKILRVGNKNRSAASTKMNHSSSRSHSIFTIKLLRIDGTEVQTMSELSLCDLAGSERCGKTKTFGERLKEAGNINNSLLILGKCIAALRSNQSDRMKNGYIPFRESKLTRLFQSIFCGKGRASMIVNINQCASTYDETLHVMKFSAIAKQVVQLIPTKCLESLTPRLVGRDGKPLLKNGVIDDQALENYLSEEELLDEDDADMSILPQEDLVNVIENLRAKLLAERRKNLVQEIDIRKEMGDAMLQQLMESEELRNRQVAELKESYQEKLENTFEMYKDALKDHAYQRALERVEDDYVPLEEFIAEQEKVEALEQKLSEMERKLSKMEHKLSGSSMVPTRENSSQTQSISQPPPVAMQEGLTGQYTISLGVDSISLTNEVSAGDVLTAVSKDAEQRKLLLKESAMEKLGEQKELIVSLQKRIAVLNDALHEAGERFFDKTVEIETLHKKLADQAQELESIGKGNLEKDKELALLKEELAKLSQKSPVQSKPKRGFMANIRESVTSPRTSTIARTLRKSVRTTPLLKRPFH, from the exons ATGGCTTCCTCCGGTC ACATGACAACAATCATTGATTTGACCCATGATGGCACAGTACTTGATGCAATGGAATCTACATGCAATGATCTCCATGCATGTAATCCCCATCGAGATGTGCTCTCAGAACTCTCCTCTATTGCTTCTACGCAG AGTGAGGTGTTGGACACTGCAGAACAGCAGCAGCAGAAACACCAGCATTTGAGGGTCTACTTAAGGGTGAGGCCCTTTTCCAAGGATGAGATCTCCAGCAATGAGGACCAG GGTTGTGTGGTTCTTGAGAATGCCAGGACCGTAATGCTGCATGCGCCCAAAGGCTCTGCTACCATGAAGAGCAGTGAGAAGGGCGTTGGCCAGGCGAtacacacattctcattctctcaG ATCTTTGGGCCCGAGACGAAGCAGGCAGATCTCTTCGAAGGCACCATCAAAAGCCAAGTTCACGATTATCTGGAGGGGAAGAATGCTCTAGTCTTCAGCTATGGTGTGACCAATGCAGGCAAGACCCACACAATTCAAG GATCCCAGAAAGACCCTGGTATTCTCCCCCAGGCGTTGGATGTCATCTTCAGACACATCAAAGGGAGACAGTATGAGAACATGGATCTGAAGCCGTACCTCGGTAGTGACGCTCAGTACCTAGGGCCTGACCAGGTCCAACAGGAACGAAACACCAAAGCAGCTATATTTGCTCTACTCAAAGAG GAAAATGAACCGCCACGCGTCAGTGGAGTTTCATCCCACTCGTCCTCTACTGGAAgcctctctttctcagtctcttaCGATAACACAG TTGAGTTTGTGGCTGTGTCGTCTGGGGACCGCAGCCAGTTCGCCCTGTGGGTGTCCTTCTACGAGATCTACAACGAGAGCGTGTATGACCTGCTGCAGGCGTCGCCCGCCTCCAAGACACAGAGACGCACAGCCCTCCGTGTGTGTGAGGACAGTGCGGGAAACTCGTatgtcagag ATCTAAAGTGGATCAATGTTCACAACTCCGAGGAGGCATGCAAAATTCTCAGAGTTGGAAATAAAAACCGAAGTGCTGCTTCCACTAAGATGAACCATTCATCAAGCAGAAG CCACAGCATTTTTACCATCAAATTACTGAGAATTGATGGAACTGAGGTTCAGACGATGTCAGA ACTCTCTCTGTGTGACCTGGCTGGCTCGGAAAGATGCGGAAAAACAAAGACGTTTGGGGAGAGGCTGAAGGAAGCGGGTAACATCAACAACTCTCTGCTCATCCTGGGGAAATGCATCGCTGCCCTGCGCAGCAATCAGAGTGACAG GATGAAGAACGGCTATATTCCCTTCAGGGAGAGCAAACTGACCCGTCTCTTCCAGTCCATCTTCTGTGGGAAGGGCCGAGCCTCCATGATTGTGAACATCAATCAGTGTGCTTCCACATATGACGAAACGCTCCATGTCATGAAGTTTTCTGCCATCGCTAAGCAG GTGGTCCAGCTGATCCCAACAAAGTGTCTAGAGTCTCTGACCCCGCGGCTGGTGGGGCGCGATGGGAAGCCTCTACTGAAGAACGGGGTCATCGATGACCAGGCTCTAGAGAACTACCTGTCTGAAGAAGAGCTGCTGGATGAGGATGACGCAGACATGTCCATTTTACCCCAGGAG GATCTTGTGAATGTGATCGAGAATCTCCGGGCCAAGCTCCTGGCTGAGCGACGGAAGAACTTGGTCCAGGAGATTGACATCCGCAAGGAGATGGGAGACGCCATGCTGCAGCAACTCATGGAGAGCGAAGAACTCAGGAA TCGTCAGGTGGCTGAGCTGAAGGAGAGCTACCAGGAGAAGCTGGAGAACACATTTGAGATGTATAAGGATGCCCTAAAGGACCATGCCTACCAGAGGGCCCTGGAGCGCGTAGAGGATGATTACGTACCCCTTGAGGAGTTCATCGCTGAGCAGGAGAAAGTAGAG GCACTAGAACAGAAGCTGTCTGAGATGGAACGGAAGCTGTCTAAGATGGAGCACAAGCTGTCAGGTTCATCTATGGTTCCAACCAGAGAGAACTCGAGCCAGACACAGAGCATCTCACAACCACCACCTGTAGCTATGCAGGAAGGGTTAACGGGCCAGTACACCATCTCCCTCGGTGTTGATTCTATTTCATTAACAAACG AAGTCTCAGCAGGGGATGTCCTCACAGCTGTTTCCAAAGACGCAGAGCAACGCAAACTCCTTTTGAAAGAGAGTGCGATGGAGAAACTCGGTGAGCAGAAGGAG CTGATTGTGTCTTTGCAAAAAAGGATTGCAGTTCTGAATGATGCACTACATGAGGCCGGAGAGCGCTTCTTTGACAAAACGGTAGAAATAGAAACTTTACATAAGAAGCTAGCTGACCAG GCACAGGAGCTGGAGAGTATAGGTAAGGGCAATCTGGAGAAGGACAAAGAACTGGCATTGTTAAAAGAAGAGCTGGCCAAGCTATCCCAGAAGTCCCCTGTCCAGTCCAAGCCCAAGCGGGGTTTCATGGCCAACATTAGGGAATCTGTGACGTCGCCACGAACAAGCACCATTGCCAGGACACTGAGGAAATCTGTCCGGACCACACCCTTGCTGAAAAGGCCCTTCCACTAA
- the zgc:56231 gene encoding kinesin-like protein KIF20A isoform X2, which yields MASSGHMTTIIDLTHDGTVLDAMESTCNDLHACNPHRDVLSELSSIASTQSEVLDTAEQQQQKHQHLRVYLRVRPFSKDEISSNEDQGCVVLENARTVMLHAPKGSATMKSSEKGVGQAIHTFSFSQIFGPETKQADLFEGTIKSQVHDYLEGKNALVFSYGVTNAGKTHTIQGSQKDPGILPQALDVIFRHIKGRQYENMDLKPYLGSDAQYLGPDQVQQERNTKAAIFALLKEENEPPRVSGVSSHSSSTGSLSFSVSYDNTVEFVAVSSGDRSQFALWVSFYEIYNESVYDLLQASPASKTQRRTALRVCEDSAGNSYVRDLKWINVHNSEEACKILRVGNKNRSAASTKMNHSSSRSHSIFTIKLLRIDGTEVQTMSELSLCDLAGSERCGKTKTFGERLKEAGNINNSLLILGKCIAALRSNQSDRMKNGYIPFRESKLTRLFQSIFCGKGRASMIVNINQCASTYDETLHVMKFSAIAKQVVQLIPTKCLESLTPRLVGRDGKPLLKNGVIDDQALENYLSEEELLDEDDADMSILPQEDLVNVIENLRAKLLAERRKNLVQEIDIRKEMGDAMLQQLMESEELRNRQVAELKESYQEKLENTFEMYKDALKDHAYQRALERVEDDYVPLEEFIAEQEKVEALEQKLSEMERKLSKMEHKLSGSSMVPTRENSSQTQSISQPPPVAMQEGLTGQYTISLGVDSISLTNVSAGDVLTAVSKDAEQRKLLLKESAMEKLGEQKELIVSLQKRIAVLNDALHEAGERFFDKTVEIETLHKKLADQAQELESIGKGNLEKDKELALLKEELAKLSQKSPVQSKPKRGFMANIRESVTSPRTSTIARTLRKSVRTTPLLKRPFH from the exons ATGGCTTCCTCCGGTC ACATGACAACAATCATTGATTTGACCCATGATGGCACAGTACTTGATGCAATGGAATCTACATGCAATGATCTCCATGCATGTAATCCCCATCGAGATGTGCTCTCAGAACTCTCCTCTATTGCTTCTACGCAG AGTGAGGTGTTGGACACTGCAGAACAGCAGCAGCAGAAACACCAGCATTTGAGGGTCTACTTAAGGGTGAGGCCCTTTTCCAAGGATGAGATCTCCAGCAATGAGGACCAG GGTTGTGTGGTTCTTGAGAATGCCAGGACCGTAATGCTGCATGCGCCCAAAGGCTCTGCTACCATGAAGAGCAGTGAGAAGGGCGTTGGCCAGGCGAtacacacattctcattctctcaG ATCTTTGGGCCCGAGACGAAGCAGGCAGATCTCTTCGAAGGCACCATCAAAAGCCAAGTTCACGATTATCTGGAGGGGAAGAATGCTCTAGTCTTCAGCTATGGTGTGACCAATGCAGGCAAGACCCACACAATTCAAG GATCCCAGAAAGACCCTGGTATTCTCCCCCAGGCGTTGGATGTCATCTTCAGACACATCAAAGGGAGACAGTATGAGAACATGGATCTGAAGCCGTACCTCGGTAGTGACGCTCAGTACCTAGGGCCTGACCAGGTCCAACAGGAACGAAACACCAAAGCAGCTATATTTGCTCTACTCAAAGAG GAAAATGAACCGCCACGCGTCAGTGGAGTTTCATCCCACTCGTCCTCTACTGGAAgcctctctttctcagtctcttaCGATAACACAG TTGAGTTTGTGGCTGTGTCGTCTGGGGACCGCAGCCAGTTCGCCCTGTGGGTGTCCTTCTACGAGATCTACAACGAGAGCGTGTATGACCTGCTGCAGGCGTCGCCCGCCTCCAAGACACAGAGACGCACAGCCCTCCGTGTGTGTGAGGACAGTGCGGGAAACTCGTatgtcagag ATCTAAAGTGGATCAATGTTCACAACTCCGAGGAGGCATGCAAAATTCTCAGAGTTGGAAATAAAAACCGAAGTGCTGCTTCCACTAAGATGAACCATTCATCAAGCAGAAG CCACAGCATTTTTACCATCAAATTACTGAGAATTGATGGAACTGAGGTTCAGACGATGTCAGA ACTCTCTCTGTGTGACCTGGCTGGCTCGGAAAGATGCGGAAAAACAAAGACGTTTGGGGAGAGGCTGAAGGAAGCGGGTAACATCAACAACTCTCTGCTCATCCTGGGGAAATGCATCGCTGCCCTGCGCAGCAATCAGAGTGACAG GATGAAGAACGGCTATATTCCCTTCAGGGAGAGCAAACTGACCCGTCTCTTCCAGTCCATCTTCTGTGGGAAGGGCCGAGCCTCCATGATTGTGAACATCAATCAGTGTGCTTCCACATATGACGAAACGCTCCATGTCATGAAGTTTTCTGCCATCGCTAAGCAG GTGGTCCAGCTGATCCCAACAAAGTGTCTAGAGTCTCTGACCCCGCGGCTGGTGGGGCGCGATGGGAAGCCTCTACTGAAGAACGGGGTCATCGATGACCAGGCTCTAGAGAACTACCTGTCTGAAGAAGAGCTGCTGGATGAGGATGACGCAGACATGTCCATTTTACCCCAGGAG GATCTTGTGAATGTGATCGAGAATCTCCGGGCCAAGCTCCTGGCTGAGCGACGGAAGAACTTGGTCCAGGAGATTGACATCCGCAAGGAGATGGGAGACGCCATGCTGCAGCAACTCATGGAGAGCGAAGAACTCAGGAA TCGTCAGGTGGCTGAGCTGAAGGAGAGCTACCAGGAGAAGCTGGAGAACACATTTGAGATGTATAAGGATGCCCTAAAGGACCATGCCTACCAGAGGGCCCTGGAGCGCGTAGAGGATGATTACGTACCCCTTGAGGAGTTCATCGCTGAGCAGGAGAAAGTAGAG GCACTAGAACAGAAGCTGTCTGAGATGGAACGGAAGCTGTCTAAGATGGAGCACAAGCTGTCAGGTTCATCTATGGTTCCAACCAGAGAGAACTCGAGCCAGACACAGAGCATCTCACAACCACCACCTGTAGCTATGCAGGAAGGGTTAACGGGCCAGTACACCATCTCCCTCGGTGTTGATTCTATTTCATTAACAAACG TCTCAGCAGGGGATGTCCTCACAGCTGTTTCCAAAGACGCAGAGCAACGCAAACTCCTTTTGAAAGAGAGTGCGATGGAGAAACTCGGTGAGCAGAAGGAG CTGATTGTGTCTTTGCAAAAAAGGATTGCAGTTCTGAATGATGCACTACATGAGGCCGGAGAGCGCTTCTTTGACAAAACGGTAGAAATAGAAACTTTACATAAGAAGCTAGCTGACCAG GCACAGGAGCTGGAGAGTATAGGTAAGGGCAATCTGGAGAAGGACAAAGAACTGGCATTGTTAAAAGAAGAGCTGGCCAAGCTATCCCAGAAGTCCCCTGTCCAGTCCAAGCCCAAGCGGGGTTTCATGGCCAACATTAGGGAATCTGTGACGTCGCCACGAACAAGCACCATTGCCAGGACACTGAGGAAATCTGTCCGGACCACACCCTTGCTGAAAAGGCCCTTCCACTAA
- the zgc:56231 gene encoding kinesin-like protein KIF20A isoform X4: MLHAPKGSATMKSSEKGVGQAIHTFSFSQIFGPETKQADLFEGTIKSQVHDYLEGKNALVFSYGVTNAGKTHTIQGSQKDPGILPQALDVIFRHIKGRQYENMDLKPYLGSDAQYLGPDQVQQERNTKAAIFALLKEENEPPRVSGVSSHSSSTGSLSFSVSYDNTVEFVAVSSGDRSQFALWVSFYEIYNESVYDLLQASPASKTQRRTALRVCEDSAGNSYVRDLKWINVHNSEEACKILRVGNKNRSAASTKMNHSSSRSHSIFTIKLLRIDGTEVQTMSELSLCDLAGSERCGKTKTFGERLKEAGNINNSLLILGKCIAALRSNQSDRMKNGYIPFRESKLTRLFQSIFCGKGRASMIVNINQCASTYDETLHVMKFSAIAKQVVQLIPTKCLESLTPRLVGRDGKPLLKNGVIDDQALENYLSEEELLDEDDADMSILPQEDLVNVIENLRAKLLAERRKNLVQEIDIRKEMGDAMLQQLMESEELRNRQVAELKESYQEKLENTFEMYKDALKDHAYQRALERVEDDYVPLEEFIAEQEKVEALEQKLSEMERKLSKMEHKLSGSSMVPTRENSSQTQSISQPPPVAMQEGLTGQYTISLGVDSISLTNEVSAGDVLTAVSKDAEQRKLLLKESAMEKLGEQKELIVSLQKRIAVLNDALHEAGERFFDKTVEIETLHKKLADQAQELESIGKGNLEKDKELALLKEELAKLSQKSPVQSKPKRGFMANIRESVTSPRTSTIARTLRKSVRTTPLLKRPFH; the protein is encoded by the exons ATGCTGCATGCGCCCAAAGGCTCTGCTACCATGAAGAGCAGTGAGAAGGGCGTTGGCCAGGCGAtacacacattctcattctctcaG ATCTTTGGGCCCGAGACGAAGCAGGCAGATCTCTTCGAAGGCACCATCAAAAGCCAAGTTCACGATTATCTGGAGGGGAAGAATGCTCTAGTCTTCAGCTATGGTGTGACCAATGCAGGCAAGACCCACACAATTCAAG GATCCCAGAAAGACCCTGGTATTCTCCCCCAGGCGTTGGATGTCATCTTCAGACACATCAAAGGGAGACAGTATGAGAACATGGATCTGAAGCCGTACCTCGGTAGTGACGCTCAGTACCTAGGGCCTGACCAGGTCCAACAGGAACGAAACACCAAAGCAGCTATATTTGCTCTACTCAAAGAG GAAAATGAACCGCCACGCGTCAGTGGAGTTTCATCCCACTCGTCCTCTACTGGAAgcctctctttctcagtctcttaCGATAACACAG TTGAGTTTGTGGCTGTGTCGTCTGGGGACCGCAGCCAGTTCGCCCTGTGGGTGTCCTTCTACGAGATCTACAACGAGAGCGTGTATGACCTGCTGCAGGCGTCGCCCGCCTCCAAGACACAGAGACGCACAGCCCTCCGTGTGTGTGAGGACAGTGCGGGAAACTCGTatgtcagag ATCTAAAGTGGATCAATGTTCACAACTCCGAGGAGGCATGCAAAATTCTCAGAGTTGGAAATAAAAACCGAAGTGCTGCTTCCACTAAGATGAACCATTCATCAAGCAGAAG CCACAGCATTTTTACCATCAAATTACTGAGAATTGATGGAACTGAGGTTCAGACGATGTCAGA ACTCTCTCTGTGTGACCTGGCTGGCTCGGAAAGATGCGGAAAAACAAAGACGTTTGGGGAGAGGCTGAAGGAAGCGGGTAACATCAACAACTCTCTGCTCATCCTGGGGAAATGCATCGCTGCCCTGCGCAGCAATCAGAGTGACAG GATGAAGAACGGCTATATTCCCTTCAGGGAGAGCAAACTGACCCGTCTCTTCCAGTCCATCTTCTGTGGGAAGGGCCGAGCCTCCATGATTGTGAACATCAATCAGTGTGCTTCCACATATGACGAAACGCTCCATGTCATGAAGTTTTCTGCCATCGCTAAGCAG GTGGTCCAGCTGATCCCAACAAAGTGTCTAGAGTCTCTGACCCCGCGGCTGGTGGGGCGCGATGGGAAGCCTCTACTGAAGAACGGGGTCATCGATGACCAGGCTCTAGAGAACTACCTGTCTGAAGAAGAGCTGCTGGATGAGGATGACGCAGACATGTCCATTTTACCCCAGGAG GATCTTGTGAATGTGATCGAGAATCTCCGGGCCAAGCTCCTGGCTGAGCGACGGAAGAACTTGGTCCAGGAGATTGACATCCGCAAGGAGATGGGAGACGCCATGCTGCAGCAACTCATGGAGAGCGAAGAACTCAGGAA TCGTCAGGTGGCTGAGCTGAAGGAGAGCTACCAGGAGAAGCTGGAGAACACATTTGAGATGTATAAGGATGCCCTAAAGGACCATGCCTACCAGAGGGCCCTGGAGCGCGTAGAGGATGATTACGTACCCCTTGAGGAGTTCATCGCTGAGCAGGAGAAAGTAGAG GCACTAGAACAGAAGCTGTCTGAGATGGAACGGAAGCTGTCTAAGATGGAGCACAAGCTGTCAGGTTCATCTATGGTTCCAACCAGAGAGAACTCGAGCCAGACACAGAGCATCTCACAACCACCACCTGTAGCTATGCAGGAAGGGTTAACGGGCCAGTACACCATCTCCCTCGGTGTTGATTCTATTTCATTAACAAACG AAGTCTCAGCAGGGGATGTCCTCACAGCTGTTTCCAAAGACGCAGAGCAACGCAAACTCCTTTTGAAAGAGAGTGCGATGGAGAAACTCGGTGAGCAGAAGGAG CTGATTGTGTCTTTGCAAAAAAGGATTGCAGTTCTGAATGATGCACTACATGAGGCCGGAGAGCGCTTCTTTGACAAAACGGTAGAAATAGAAACTTTACATAAGAAGCTAGCTGACCAG GCACAGGAGCTGGAGAGTATAGGTAAGGGCAATCTGGAGAAGGACAAAGAACTGGCATTGTTAAAAGAAGAGCTGGCCAAGCTATCCCAGAAGTCCCCTGTCCAGTCCAAGCCCAAGCGGGGTTTCATGGCCAACATTAGGGAATCTGTGACGTCGCCACGAACAAGCACCATTGCCAGGACACTGAGGAAATCTGTCCGGACCACACCCTTGCTGAAAAGGCCCTTCCACTAA
- the zgc:56231 gene encoding kinesin-like protein KIF20A isoform X3, with the protein MASSGHMTTIIDLTHDGTVLDAMESTCNDLHACNPHRDVLSELSSIASTQSEVLDTAEQQQQKHQHLRVYLRVRPFSKDEISSNEDQGCVVLENARTVMLHAPKGSATMKSSEKGVGQAIHTFSFSQIFGPETKQADLFEGTIKSQVHDYLEGKNALVFSYGVTNAGKTHTIQGSQKDPGILPQALDVIFRHIKGRQYENMDLKPYLGSDAQYLGPDQVQQERNTKAAIFALLKEENEPPRVSGVSSHSSSTGSLSFSVSYDNTVEFVAVSSGDRSQFALWVSFYEIYNESVYDLLQASPASKTQRRTALRVCEDSAGNSYVRDLKWINVHNSEEACKILRVGNKNRSAASTKMNHSSSRSHSIFTIKLLRIDGTEVQTMSELSLCDLAGSERCGKTKTFGERLKEAGNINNSLLILGKCIAALRSNQSDRMKNGYIPFRESKLTRLFQSIFCGKGRASMIVNINQCASTYDETLHVMKFSAIAKQVVQLIPTKCLESLTPRLVGRDGKPLLKNGVIDDQALENYLSEEELLDEDDADMSILPQEDLVNVIENLRAKLLAERRKNLVQEIDIRKEMGDAMLQQLMESEELRNRQVAELKESYQEKLENTFEMYKDALKDHAYQRALERVEDDYVPLEEFIAEQEKVEALEQKLSEMERKLSKMEHKLSGSSMVPTRENSSQTQSISQPPPVAMQEGLTGQYTISLGVDSISLTNEVSAGDVLTAVSKDAEQRKLLLKESAMEKLGEQKELIVSLQKRIAVLNDALHEAGERFFDKTVEIETLHKKLADQCHLSVFRHRSWRV; encoded by the exons ATGGCTTCCTCCGGTC ACATGACAACAATCATTGATTTGACCCATGATGGCACAGTACTTGATGCAATGGAATCTACATGCAATGATCTCCATGCATGTAATCCCCATCGAGATGTGCTCTCAGAACTCTCCTCTATTGCTTCTACGCAG AGTGAGGTGTTGGACACTGCAGAACAGCAGCAGCAGAAACACCAGCATTTGAGGGTCTACTTAAGGGTGAGGCCCTTTTCCAAGGATGAGATCTCCAGCAATGAGGACCAG GGTTGTGTGGTTCTTGAGAATGCCAGGACCGTAATGCTGCATGCGCCCAAAGGCTCTGCTACCATGAAGAGCAGTGAGAAGGGCGTTGGCCAGGCGAtacacacattctcattctctcaG ATCTTTGGGCCCGAGACGAAGCAGGCAGATCTCTTCGAAGGCACCATCAAAAGCCAAGTTCACGATTATCTGGAGGGGAAGAATGCTCTAGTCTTCAGCTATGGTGTGACCAATGCAGGCAAGACCCACACAATTCAAG GATCCCAGAAAGACCCTGGTATTCTCCCCCAGGCGTTGGATGTCATCTTCAGACACATCAAAGGGAGACAGTATGAGAACATGGATCTGAAGCCGTACCTCGGTAGTGACGCTCAGTACCTAGGGCCTGACCAGGTCCAACAGGAACGAAACACCAAAGCAGCTATATTTGCTCTACTCAAAGAG GAAAATGAACCGCCACGCGTCAGTGGAGTTTCATCCCACTCGTCCTCTACTGGAAgcctctctttctcagtctcttaCGATAACACAG TTGAGTTTGTGGCTGTGTCGTCTGGGGACCGCAGCCAGTTCGCCCTGTGGGTGTCCTTCTACGAGATCTACAACGAGAGCGTGTATGACCTGCTGCAGGCGTCGCCCGCCTCCAAGACACAGAGACGCACAGCCCTCCGTGTGTGTGAGGACAGTGCGGGAAACTCGTatgtcagag ATCTAAAGTGGATCAATGTTCACAACTCCGAGGAGGCATGCAAAATTCTCAGAGTTGGAAATAAAAACCGAAGTGCTGCTTCCACTAAGATGAACCATTCATCAAGCAGAAG CCACAGCATTTTTACCATCAAATTACTGAGAATTGATGGAACTGAGGTTCAGACGATGTCAGA ACTCTCTCTGTGTGACCTGGCTGGCTCGGAAAGATGCGGAAAAACAAAGACGTTTGGGGAGAGGCTGAAGGAAGCGGGTAACATCAACAACTCTCTGCTCATCCTGGGGAAATGCATCGCTGCCCTGCGCAGCAATCAGAGTGACAG GATGAAGAACGGCTATATTCCCTTCAGGGAGAGCAAACTGACCCGTCTCTTCCAGTCCATCTTCTGTGGGAAGGGCCGAGCCTCCATGATTGTGAACATCAATCAGTGTGCTTCCACATATGACGAAACGCTCCATGTCATGAAGTTTTCTGCCATCGCTAAGCAG GTGGTCCAGCTGATCCCAACAAAGTGTCTAGAGTCTCTGACCCCGCGGCTGGTGGGGCGCGATGGGAAGCCTCTACTGAAGAACGGGGTCATCGATGACCAGGCTCTAGAGAACTACCTGTCTGAAGAAGAGCTGCTGGATGAGGATGACGCAGACATGTCCATTTTACCCCAGGAG GATCTTGTGAATGTGATCGAGAATCTCCGGGCCAAGCTCCTGGCTGAGCGACGGAAGAACTTGGTCCAGGAGATTGACATCCGCAAGGAGATGGGAGACGCCATGCTGCAGCAACTCATGGAGAGCGAAGAACTCAGGAA TCGTCAGGTGGCTGAGCTGAAGGAGAGCTACCAGGAGAAGCTGGAGAACACATTTGAGATGTATAAGGATGCCCTAAAGGACCATGCCTACCAGAGGGCCCTGGAGCGCGTAGAGGATGATTACGTACCCCTTGAGGAGTTCATCGCTGAGCAGGAGAAAGTAGAG GCACTAGAACAGAAGCTGTCTGAGATGGAACGGAAGCTGTCTAAGATGGAGCACAAGCTGTCAGGTTCATCTATGGTTCCAACCAGAGAGAACTCGAGCCAGACACAGAGCATCTCACAACCACCACCTGTAGCTATGCAGGAAGGGTTAACGGGCCAGTACACCATCTCCCTCGGTGTTGATTCTATTTCATTAACAAACG AAGTCTCAGCAGGGGATGTCCTCACAGCTGTTTCCAAAGACGCAGAGCAACGCAAACTCCTTTTGAAAGAGAGTGCGATGGAGAAACTCGGTGAGCAGAAGGAG CTGATTGTGTCTTTGCAAAAAAGGATTGCAGTTCTGAATGATGCACTACATGAGGCCGGAGAGCGCTTCTTTGACAAAACGGTAGAAATAGAAACTTTACATAAGAAGCTAGCTGACCAG TGTCATCTCTCTGTTTTCAGGCACAGGAGCTGGAGAGTATAG
- the rps20 gene encoding 40S ribosomal protein S20, which produces MAFKDTGKAPVEAEVAIHRIRITLTSRNVKSLEKVCADLIRGAKEKNLKVKGPVRMPTKTLRITTRKTPCGEGSKTWDRFQMRIHKRLIDLHSPSEIVKQITSISIEPGVEVEVTIADA; this is translated from the exons ATG GCGTTCAAGGACACCGGTAAAGCCCCTGTTGAGGCTGAGGTTGCCATCCATCGCATCCGTATCACCCTCACCAGCCGCAATGTCAAGTCTCTGGAAAAGG TGTGTGCGGACCTTATCCGTGGAGCTAAGGAGAAGAACCTCAAGGTGAAGGGTCCAGTCCGTATGCCCACCAAG ACTCTGCGCATCACCACCAGAAAGACACCCTGTGGAGAAGGCTCCAAGACCTGGGATCGCTTCCAGATGCGGATCCACAAGCGTTTGATCGACCTGCACAGTCCCTCTGAGATTGTCAAGCAGATCACCTCAATCAGCATTGAGCCTGGTGTAGAGGTTGAGGTCACCATCGCTGATGCATAA